ttaatgcttttatattattatggtaaaaGTCAGGTAAAAGACTAATTATGAAGTTGTAAAAAAGGAACTCGATAGCAAATGTTTCTTACTATAGTACCTCGATTCAAAACCAATCGTGTTGAGAGTTTGCGCGAGTTTTTTGCTGCAATTAAAGTTACCTTGTATTGTTTAAAGTACCAAGCACTGAAGTGCCATCTCTGTTTAAAAGGCACGCAATATTTGTAACTtcataattattcattattgCTTCTAACataggataaaaatatttagcagttgtagatttttataataaaaatgcaatttatttaatcGATTCGTTTAAGATGCTTTGTTCCTTTGTACAGATGTATATGGTATGTAGCTAGAGGCGGGATTCTTGCACGACGTAGTAGGTAATCATCACGTTAATTCACCTCACTGTACTGTTGTTATTTACCATTGTAACGTGGTTATTTATACTTGTTTAAGTTGTCATGCGAAAGTCCCGTATAAAGGgcgtattcatatttaaattggATGTAGGTATATCAGTTATACACTGTAGTCGGTTTAAAATGTTAAGGAACttcaaaattgaaattatttgatgTACCTAcgaaatgtaactcagaaagcAAGGGTTAGTACATTTCGATAAGTCCAGCCGGTCGTCGAATTGAAGGCCCAATGAGACAATATTCTGGGAACGTTTGCTTAGTCGGCTATATATTATACAGTGTCTAAGAATGACGTAAGATTTCAATTGAGATATGAATACGCCCCACATTCTGAGAGATTATTGTTAATCATTTTTGTATCTTGACGGATGTATATAGAGTAAGTTTGCATTGCATTGTACCCGCTGACTGATATTTGTCACAATAAATGCGAAATAGCATGatgatgttttattataattcccGCTAATGAATTCAATACTCATGATAAGATAATATACAACTATTACactgttatcttagtttatTGCAGCGTCCTGGTGATTTGTGTGTAACTAACGGCGGGTTTCCTCACATCTAGATAAAACAAATTAGCATAACATAAATTAGACCAACTTTTCATAACGTATTTCCCGTCCTTTCATCGATCTGTTAGTCATAATAAATTGGAAAACCTGTTCAAATTGATAACTGAACTAGAGACTCGTCAGTAACACTTGGTTTAGGTACTTTTTTGACAAAGCAACCCTcttcagaattatttatttttatttcgtacgAGTGCCAACGTTTTGAACCAGTTATGCGTATTTGTGGCACCCGCACCTCCGAAACTGAAGTACTGCCACTATTACTGATTGAATtaagagattaaataaaaacacatagtaatataatctgtccatttattaattatataaattgtaagCTTAGCgtgacaaataaattaaatgcgtGATGTGCGGAATGATTTCTTAgcgcatttatttcttcttgcCCTTCTTAGCGGCGGCGGCAGCTTCAAGGTCAATGGGCGCTGGCTTCACGAACGGGATCAGCTCTTGGTATTGTTCAGGCATCCATGGCTTCAGTACTTCAGGTACCtggtaataaaatttaattattagactattattttgttcctgacattatttgaaaaatatacacaaGTAAGGTTTATCTTGTCCTCGTCAGATACGTCACGTTATATACGTTTTCAATAGACGCATACATAGTTATCTCGCAAATCATTACAATCACCGATTCAAATGGACGTGAGTAAACCTATTTAAAGCATAATACCGCTTCAGTACTGTTGCTTGGAGCCCACGATGTTTATGAATATGAGAAGTTGgagattaatttaagttttatttgttttaaaatgtattttgtaccTTGACTCCCTCCTCGGTCTGGTTGCATTCAAGCAGCGCGCAGATGACTCGTGTGGTGGCGCACATGGTCGCGTTCAACATGTGCACGTACTCCGTAGCTGCGTTCATCTTCTTAGTCTGGCCATatctgtatataatataaaacataatcaaCGATTTTTAACTATAGATAGTTCGCATAATGATGCAAACAGGACTTAAAACTTTTACGGTTTTATGTTTTCACGACTTCTATAATCAAATCAATAGACCATATTTAAGTAAGTTTCCTAGTTCATTAGTTTATACTGTTCTGTTATAAGCAGGTAATTTTATTATCCAATCACTTTCTACAGGCCCTGCACATTATAGCTGCAGTGCAAactcaaaatgtttatttttcttctaaatCTAGTTAACTTACCTGACAAGCAATCTCCTAGCCTGGTATTCTAAACAGTTACTGCAAGACACGAGTTCACGGAAGGCGCCTGAGCCAGGGAACCAGGCTTCCAGGTCGAGTTTCTTAGAGGCAGCGTGGTTGAGCGCTCCAGAGACAATGTTGACAACACGGTAAGGAATGCCAAGTACTTGACAGAACTCTTCAGCGTTGGCAATCATCTCGTCCATCATTTGCCAAGATGCGTTGTCGTGGGGTGAGGTTAACACGAATTGTTCTACCTGGAAAAAAACGAAGGTTAAGGATTTGAGAGatagacattttatattacGACGGACTTCTCAGCTAGTTAGAGTTGTAATATAGGGTGGATACTTGAAAAGTATTTTCGAATCACGTTTTGCTATGTCATtgaatgcaaaaatatatacaagtttactgtatttacaatttaccttCTCAAATTGATGTACCCTGAAGATACCACGAGTGTCACGACCGTGGGAGCCGACTTCTTGACGGAAACAAGTTGAGATACCTGCATACCTAAAACCAAAcagaataacataataatataataaacattgttTGATTGAATtatctttcttattttataaacctCTTGGAGACTTTTCAAAGTGACTGCATAATATAAGCCAAAATTCTCTTCGCGACAAACTCAAAAACTAGGCTACTTGGCGGACTTGCATGGCGTGaagtaagttatttaataatttttataaggATTAAGGGGAACTTACCTAATAGGTAAGGAAGCTTCAGGCAGCCACTCGTCTCTGTGGAACGCAGCGATGGGCTGTTCCGAGGTGGCGATGAGGTACTTCTCTTCAATGGCATTGTCGCCTTTGTTCTCTGATCCCTTGCCCACTACCTTGTACAGCTCCTCGTCGAATTGCGCTAATTGAGCTACTTCTTGCATCACCTTGAATTGGAAATTAGAAGATCAgtatattgttataaagaaatatgttttttttttgttagtatatTTCCACTGTAGGTATATAGCACATATTGGCAATGGCCTCAGCTACAAAGAAATGTCATTCTAAGTTCATAAGTCATACTTATTGTggaaacacaaataataaagcaaaaatattttaatattcacatTCCATAGTAACAATCATTTGACCTTATTGTTCAAACAATCTaagttgttattataataaatcatagaTACCTCTTTCCTCATGAAGAAAGGCGTATACAATGGAGTATATCCCTTCTTTAGCAACATTCTAAGAGATAATTGTACTAGTGCGTGTTCTAAGAACACGGCGGCTCCTTTGAGGTAGTACCCGCGACCGCCGGCGACCGCAGCGCCACGCTCACCGTCCATTcctggtttaaaaataattatgatgaatataaaaatgaatgagAAGAATGGAAGTTTGCCACTGATAGGGTAATTTGAAAGgaactttgcccagcagtgggccaaTCAACCACGCCATGGAAATAAAAAGAATGACAGATTAgttgatattatgtttttttatttaagacatTCAGATCATAATATAAGTCAAAAATAGAATTTGgaaaattttatgtgaaaagCGACACATTCCTTTCAGAAGtaactttttcaaataattcaaaactctgattttaaataataaaaataaagtttatcaaataaatatttttacgaattGGATATCCTTAATCCCTCTATCAAATGTCACTGAACCAGATcttattaatttcaaacaaattaaatcagctgtttgtacataattaattgCAGTCAACTTATCCCTATTAATATGAATAGTAAAAAGGAAAACCACAATCCTATAGAACAGGTCACAATAAGGCATTATATTGCATCCAATCAGATGAGAAATATAgtgatattaatttgtaaacacAGTTGACAGTGGCAATCATTTAAGATAGTTAATATGTAATTACTATATACATCAAATTCATAGTAAATAGTTGAAATGGAGCCacataatataacagtaattaAAAACAAGTTATTGCTGAATCGTGACGTTAAAGTGTGCTAGTAAAAGTGATGTTTGAACAAGTGTTTCTCACATAAAAGATGGGTATGTAACAattgaaaatactttatttactatCATTTACTATCATAGgatataaagattatttttcaacaatttacttcaaaacatCACTTTGGGACTCATGCACAGTATTCTGGTTTTGTCTTAAGCTTGTTACGTGTAGCATTAATTGACCTAGTCAGGCCACAAAACCGTGTATATGTAGATGAAACTGATCAGCACAAGCCGAAAAAGTTGGATGAGGCAGTTTTGCTGTTCAATGAATATTGCTGAACTGAATATGGCCATAGCTTAGGCTATATTTATGTTAATGCCATGACAGATTGTTTGGTAGTGTATATCTAAGGCTCTAATTCGGCATTGGGTCATAAAGTAAGAGGCCTGAAAGAGTGTACTTGTGTACACCACAAATAGTCATCACAGGTGAAAATAGCCACCATAGCAGAATATAAAGAGATGAGAATTAtgcattaattatttaaagtattaaactTATAGAGGCATGCTAACAACTCACCATCAATCATACAGATCAGATCTACATGAGAGTATTTAGTCCTAAACGCACAGTCTCCATGTGTCCTCTCAACCTTGTTGTGGTCCTCATCGTCGTCAACCGGCACTGACTCGTGGAGGTGGTTCCCAACTTCCCTCAATGCTGCTGAACGAGCCTTCTCCGCTACTATGAGACCCTGGTCGTTCTTTGTAATAGCTTCGTCTATTAGTACCCTgacctgaaaatattttcaaatacttttaatactGCAGGGATTAAAAAATGTACGAAAGTTACCAGCAAAATTAGTTTGTGGAGATCTTAGTGAATAGTATCTTTTGATCTAAATCCTAACATACTCACATAATAAACCTCACTTAATTGAAGAGGGCAtttaaacaagtttttgttttataagctGTTTCAACTAACTTAAATAACTAAGTGTATGTTGCTTGTTTTCTCTGCATTAGATGATGCAATCTGTATTTTCTAATGTAGTGAGTCATAgtataccaataaataaaaacattgaatgaaaagctacagtaaaatatattttcagtttaatgatttttttcaaacacaatgaatcataaaatgttaactcataataaaaattcatttacattgaaaaataaatatattgttaactaGTTATGTCCAAGAATAGCATATGGTCAACTTGAAACCTACATTTCTAAGAAGCTTTCAGAGTGAGCTTGCTATCAAAgcttacataattataattgctTGGAACTTTCACTCACCTTTTTGATTTGGTTCACAGTCAAAGGTTTTAACTGCTCTGCAGTTAAATCAACCAACTTGTCAGCTATTTCTTGAGGCACCGGTTCATCTTCTGGCCCAACCGGCTCTTTGCTCTTCATCTTAAGACCAATTTCTTTGCTGCACACATTCTTCAGCTTATTGTAATTGTCAGCTTCGTGGCGCAATCGTCTCCAAAGGGTATCCTGTTCGACCACGGTGTCGACCAGACCAACATCCTTAAACCTCTTTTTCTGGTTTTCACGAATTTTGTCTGGGTTACCGTCTTTGTCGGCACGAAACAGGTCCAAGTCGAGAACCATGTTGAGGCACTGGGTACGAACTAGggtttataaaaaatgtgaaaaagaAACAGCAGTGCACGTAGCACTGCATGCGGCAGAGAGCGGTTTCGTTCAAAAACTCTATGAATATAACCTAAAACTCTAACTTTTCTGTAAAAACATATATTCTTTGGCGCAATTTCTCACAAATTTAGAAGATAAAGTGATGGTTTATTgctaaaaattaattaaagttatgtttttatttcaataaaacctaaatttctaaatacatatcaGATTGTTACGTTGCAAAGAGTACTTTTTTATGTATCTGAACGTCTTCAAAATTGACATAAATGACGTTTAATCTTTGACGTTATCGATAGTGTTACTAGAATAATTACAGTGACTTTCTCTTTTTGACGATTACGATGTATGAAAACCATGTAACAAGTCGCCACAATTTAGAAGTCACAAGAGAATATAGTTTCCTCCTTAGGCTCtcttatttaatgtttttcttgttCACCACTCcatgaagttatttttattcattcaaagTTATAATTTACCAACGAGCGACGCGACGATACAAATCTTTATGTCAAGCAGCAAGTTTGATAATTTATGTAACATGGCAACATGTATAAAATTGTCAATTTGATGAACTATTGGTCGGTCCTTTCTTGAGCTCCtcttgttcatattttttacgtttatttgtataatatgtgGCTCTTATCGGATACCAGCTGAGAGTATTGAAGCTTGTTTATCCAAATATAGTTTGTGAGTATTTATTTGCACGTTATCAAAGCGATTGTCCGTTAAAAATGTGTCGCACAGTTCCTTGTTTACACGTATTCGATATCAATGGTCTCCCGATCTATTTACAAAGGGGAGGATTGTTCTCATTAAAATTGGTTAAAGCTTGAATTGAAAGAGTTAGGactaaaaatattgtgatttatttCTCTAGACGTGTTTTTATGGGAGTAGACTTGTTGTAACTGTCCAGATTGTTTGTTAAACGGGTTTGTTATTGTAACACACTTGTTCTTGTAAGTAGGAATTATCGCCGGTTGTGATTAAATTGCTAATAAGAAACTACACGCATAGTATTTTCCATAcacgtaattatttttgttattatagatAAACTGGACATAGATTGTGATTGATTAGTCATTAGTTTCTGACTTCACTGATCATTATCTGGATGTACATGTCAGTAAAGGCAATACTAATACATTTCCGTCTTCatggaataataaaattaattatttgaaatagtaGATGGTATATAAAACACTGTTGCTAtgaagctatttttttattcaaattccaTTTCTTATTGGATTTCTCTTTATTGAATAGCAAGTATGTCTCATaattttttgaatatatttagtAATATCACATCTTCTGTACCAGCTAAGACTGTACTAGCTTGCCCATAGatattatttcacaatttattaATCCTTGCCCAACAATAAGCATAATATCTGAacctcaacaaaaaaaaatgtttacacttCACTTTTACTTCTATCATATATGTGATAAAAATTACCAAATCcctttagttttttaatttgaagattttttattatttcttgatCTTTTAATCAATCTAAAAGAGTAAAGTTAATTCTTTTTCATAGGTTGCTAAAATAGAACATGTTTTTTATCCAAAGcaactttattacaattttaaaatgtttattgtccACAGGCAATGTTAAGATGATTCCATTAAAAGACAACCAAGATGTGGCGTCATTCCTTGTCACGAAACACTCATGGAAGGGGAGATACAAACGGGTGTTCTCAATCGGCACTCACGGTATCACTACGTATAACCCGGACCGTTTGGAGGTGACCAACAAGTGGCTGTATGCAGATGTAGTCACTATTACGTCTGCAAAGCACTCAAATTCGGCCGCCAACCATGACTTTACACTGGTcatgaagaaagaaaaaaaagttgATACAATGAAGTTCTCATCTGAACATAAGTGTCTCGTTCTAACAGAGGCTTTTAAGTACAGGCATTCATTTGCTGAGAAACCAAAGGATGTTTATGTAAGTTTCTatgccatattttttttaatttatattgaagcATTACAAAGTCTATATTTACAGTTGAATAATCAAACCATCATCATCAGCTCAGCCTTTCTTCCATCTATGATAGAGTATGCTTCCAATCTTACTGAATACAGCttaatactagtattttacatgaagcgctTGCCTAACTGATCCCCACAACCAGTTACCTGAGTAACACCATACCCCTCAGTAAGGCTGGTTGTCatactttcaagcttctaacatAATTACACAGACCAAAGAGTTATGATTCTTTAAGAAAGTCTGATTTGTATGTTACAAATCATATGCATTGTTTTTGTAGTAATATAATAGTTGtataaacttttacaataaGTGTTTACTATATTTTCACAATATACTGCCTGTGTAGGTAAGGAAATGTTTAATGAACAATGAAATGATTACAACTAGAATGTTGTCATCATTCAGTGTGTTTTGTTATTAGCCTAATTAAACTCCCCTCAATGATAACAAACCACAACACACATGATTCACAGAGgtataataaaacatcaaaaaataatactatgaaTGACATAGGTGTATATATTGTGGTTTACAATACTTATCAATTGGAGTTATCTTAAATTAATCTAAATGTATAGGTGTATTGAAATCTAATTGGGTTTACCTTTATTTttccattactgtcctactgctgggtaagggtctcccaAATGTGGCCATGCACCACCTCGGCCAAGTATAGGCTTGGGACTTAGCATTATTAGATTAGCCCTCAAGAAATTAATGAAACAAATGTTTAGCTTATAATGTTAAACATTTGTATAACTTTATTAGCTAAAAGTTTGTCAGTTTTTACTTGCCTAAAGCATTAAACtgttatcatacaaaatatatttttcagagaTACCAAGCCTACAAGCACCATTGGAGTGGGACACGCTTGCCAATTGTACTAGAAGTGGGACCGTGTGCCTTAGAACAACTAGATCCTTCAACACACACACTGCTAGCCAGTTATCCATACTGTGATGTACAAGGCATACTCCCAGTTCGCGATGTCCCCGGCGGATTTGTCCTCGCAGTGGGCGGTTACAGCCGCCTTCATCTCTTCTCCAATGCAATGGACCATCAAATAATCATCAACAAGATGCTAGAAATGGCCAGTTTAACTCTGAACATAAGCATCAAAGTCCTCTCTACGATGATCACGATAGATGATTATCATGACCAGAGATTTGGGAAGTATAGGTAAGTGGAAGGAAATCTGTTgctaatgtaatttaaaattgagtttGTTTATTCAGCTTTACATTATGCTGTTTAATAAAATTCGTGCGTATGTTTCGGTTGATAAGGTTTGTAGATTTGGTGTATGGTATACTAGCTCTTACCCGCGACTCCGCGTGCACTGTAGTTAAATGGCTTATCAACCGCATAATTATATTTCCGAGATAAAACTATCCTATCCTATCTTGGGTCTCAAAGgatgtttgtacaaaatttcatgcaatTCGGTTCAGGAGTTTAGTATGAAAAATGAGAATGGCGGGCAGCTAAACGGAGTTACTTTCGCGTATATAATGTTGATAGGGATTTCTGTAACAGTTGCTGACTACTTAAGAACTAACAGCTTTTGTCCGCAGCTTTGTGCGCGTAGAATTTGAAATACAGTATCTTTATCTTTGATACTCAGCCGAATTCGCCTAAAATATGCTTTTGAATGAATATACCTACTCAATTATTTAGGCGTAATACCGACAAAGACAGAGATAGGtacgcatttataaaattagtcaGGACATGCATAAAGTCGTTTGCTGCGCAGTAGGTAAAGTACGATAATACGGAGAATAAGTAGATATATCGGCTGTAATATTTCCTGCTTCCACAACTTACTTGAAAAcaatttactattattgttCTTCCTGATAaatattcgtataaaatatcggtcgttgttattaaaaacatacttcATATACAATGTCATTGTCCTATCGTGAAATTAGCCTAAAGTTTTAATTGTTGTTCACACAttgcaacatttttcaatgTGTGATTCACCCGACCTTGTGTGAACTTTATCAAACGCGATACGCTCATCATAATGGGTGTATCAAATTTTATACTATTGTTGGCCtaaaagctagtttttttaACATGTCTGTAGTAAGATTGAATGTGTATAATATTACTGAGATGACCTTATGTTTTAAGAACATTTGGATAATCGCCTCGCAGGAATACAAAAGCCTTGACCTCCATTTTGAAatacaataatgtaatatattaatgaatatCTAATATGGTATAGTTTGCTATTAAGTTATTGTTAGAATTTTAGATATGGTATGTAAATACTTATACCAAAGTTTATCTTGATGGAGCAAGCAGAGGAGTTTCAATACGCCCACTTTTAGAGTATATTTTTCAGACtcatgttattaaatatttaaggcaATGCAATTCGAAATAACAAAATGATAAAGTTTAGCTTAACCCTGCTATCGTTACGGGAAGCATAACTATTTACAATTTACAGTGCGTTAAGATTACTTGTATCTTTTACTAAATGCCAAGGTAATCTTAGTGTAACTACTTTGGTTTATTATCAAAAGTACAAAAACTAAACCTAGAATTATAaaagtatagaaatataattatactctCGCCCCTTTCTTTAAATTTCCTATACAAACTAGAATCGATATTGACCTTCGTTGAACGGCGACAGGCCATACGCGTCATAAAAAAGACCCATTTGTCATCGACCAATTAATTTCAATGTTAACTAATTCATGCAACCTATTCTACTCCCAATTTGAACTGACGAGGTGACCGAATACCGAATtatgttagttttaaaaattaagctATGGGACCTTCATTCTTTATGCTAAAAAGAATGAATGTTTTATATGTAGGTGTAGTTATACCTGTCTAATTATTTGGTAAATACGTAAAAAAATTTCATACGAAAAACTGGCCTAAATTATGAATTaagtttcaacaaaatattattgcacctgaaaaaaaaaaccctttACAGAGTTCAACTACTAGGCAAAGGCATCCCTCAAAAATATATCAcactatttttgaaaaataattatattctctCAAATAAGTTTTCCAAAAACAACAGCACCTAATGTATGTATAGTATAATCtattaagtgtttatttttttcgtttgtttaaCAGTGGCGATCAACATCAGACGTCTCTGAGCGAGTTCATAGTACACAAGGTGAACCCGGCGCGCCACATGGAGCCGATGCGGCGAACACTCTGTCTCTCCGACACGTGCATACTGGAGAGAGATCCACAGACTTATTCCGTATGTATCACTATTAATCATCATTCCAAATTGACTGTATTAGTAATAAACAGCGTGTTTTGTCTTAGTCACTCATACacaaattcaaatttgaaaGAAAAGGACAAAccactttataaaaaaatcaacgtttattagtaagtatcCCTAATCCCTGTCGTTAATTTAGAGTTccatttacattattatctaagaTCACATAACTCGTTTTCGAAAAGGGAAGGCGTATTTCAATTTCtacaaagttataaatttaCCATAGCTCTCGAATAAGATTTGTGACTCGCGGTCGTCTTTTCTATCAGGGATACAATGATTCTATTCTATACAGTTTTTCACCCTCCTATTGTTATTTACCTGTTCTTTTCTTTTCAGGTGGTCTGTTTACGTCCTCTAAGTGACGTATTCGCATTAGTAAGAGATACAGAGCATCCACAGAAATTCTCTATCGAGTACCTAAACGGACAGACCAGAACTTATTTAGCAGGAGAAAGGTTTGTTACTACTTAATATTAATgacgttatttttttagtagGGGTTTAATAATTTACCCGATAC
The sequence above is drawn from the Anticarsia gemmatalis isolate Benzon Research Colony breed Stoneville strain chromosome 17, ilAntGemm2 primary, whole genome shotgun sequence genome and encodes:
- the SerRS gene encoding seryl-tRNA synthetase: MVLDLDLFRADKDGNPDKIRENQKKRFKDVGLVDTVVEQDTLWRRLRHEADNYNKLKNVCSKEIGLKMKSKEPVGPEDEPVPQEIADKLVDLTAEQLKPLTVNQIKKVRVLIDEAITKNDQGLIVAEKARSAALREVGNHLHESVPVDDDEDHNKVERTHGDCAFRTKYSHVDLICMIDGMDGERGAAVAGGRGYYLKGAAVFLEHALVQLSLRMLLKKGYTPLYTPFFMRKEVMQEVAQLAQFDEELYKVVGKGSENKGDNAIEEKYLIATSEQPIAAFHRDEWLPEASLPIRYAGISTCFRQEVGSHGRDTRGIFRVHQFEKVEQFVLTSPHDNASWQMMDEMIANAEEFCQVLGIPYRVVNIVSGALNHAASKKLDLEAWFPGSGAFRELVSCSNCLEYQARRLLVRYGQTKKMNAATEYVHMLNATMCATTRVICALLECNQTEEGVKVPEVLKPWMPEQYQELIPFVKPAPIDLEAAAAAKKGKKK